The Pseudanabaena galeata CCNP1313 genome includes a region encoding these proteins:
- a CDS encoding TldD/PmbA family protein translates to MDIWQVKDQISSLVQKYKPHVDFFAIRLERSQGADIFLRSGRVETLSTGISIGGQVRACHRGGWGFASFNNLDNLEAKLQEAIAAAKWVGNEETVLADVEPVQAKVSLIQENPHQIALIDKKNLCAHYTDILRSVSDRVVSTSVRYGDCTQQMIFATSEGAMIEQEWADWELRCSAIARDGDTVQTGRETFGSRRAYADLLNLEQQVIGASQRAVAALGLPTVQGNTYTVVIDPILAGLFVHEAFGHLSEADMLYENPDMLETMSIGRRFGSKDLQIFDGAAVAEHRGSYLYDDEGVPATTTQLIADGVLVGRLHSRETAGKLGEQVTGNARCLDYHYPPIVRMTNTWIGRGKTPVADLFNDIPVGVYAKNWQGGMTNGEMFTFTAGEAWMIRNGKIAEPVKDVTLSGNAFETLQDIEAIGNDFLWDESGGCGKGGQSGLAVGCGSPSLRIKNAIVGGETCG, encoded by the coding sequence ATGGACATATGGCAAGTTAAAGATCAAATTTCGAGCTTAGTGCAGAAATATAAACCACATGTCGATTTTTTTGCGATTCGGCTAGAGCGATCGCAGGGAGCAGATATCTTTTTACGCAGTGGCAGAGTTGAAACTCTGAGTACGGGTATCTCGATTGGTGGACAGGTGAGAGCTTGCCATCGAGGTGGTTGGGGATTTGCGAGTTTTAATAATTTGGATAATTTGGAAGCTAAACTTCAAGAGGCGATCGCCGCCGCCAAATGGGTGGGTAATGAAGAAACTGTTTTAGCTGATGTAGAACCTGTGCAAGCAAAAGTATCACTGATTCAGGAAAATCCCCATCAGATAGCACTTATTGATAAAAAGAATTTATGCGCTCACTACACAGATATTTTGCGATCGGTTTCTGATCGGGTAGTTAGCACCTCTGTCCGCTATGGCGACTGCACACAGCAAATGATATTTGCCACATCAGAAGGTGCAATGATCGAGCAGGAATGGGCTGATTGGGAGTTAAGATGTTCGGCGATCGCGAGAGATGGTGATACTGTCCAAACTGGTAGAGAAACCTTTGGCTCAAGGCGTGCTTATGCGGATTTGCTAAATTTGGAACAGCAGGTGATTGGTGCATCTCAACGCGCTGTTGCAGCCCTAGGCTTACCGACGGTACAAGGCAATACTTATACAGTAGTAATCGATCCAATTTTGGCAGGGTTGTTTGTGCATGAAGCATTTGGACATCTCTCAGAAGCAGATATGCTCTACGAAAATCCCGATATGTTAGAAACGATGAGCATTGGTAGAAGATTTGGCTCGAAAGACTTACAAATTTTTGATGGTGCAGCAGTGGCTGAGCATCGGGGTAGTTATCTTTATGATGATGAAGGTGTGCCTGCGACAACAACTCAATTAATCGCCGATGGTGTATTAGTTGGTAGGTTGCATTCGCGGGAGACAGCAGGAAAGTTGGGTGAGCAAGTAACTGGAAACGCTAGATGTTTGGATTATCACTATCCGCCCATAGTGAGGATGACTAATACTTGGATTGGTCGTGGCAAAACCCCTGTGGCGGACTTATTTAATGATATTCCTGTGGGTGTGTATGCCAAAAACTGGCAAGGCGGCATGACCAATGGCGAGATGTTTACCTTTACCGCAGGGGAAGCATGGATGATTCGCAATGGCAAAATCGCTGAGCCTGTCAAGGATGTAACTCTTTCAGGAAATGCCTTTGAGACGTTACAGGACATTGAGGCGATCGGCAATGACTTTCTGTGGGATGAGTCGGGCGGTTGCGGAAAAGGCGGACAAAGTGGGCTAGCAGTTGGTTGTGGTTCGCCAAGCTTAAGAATTAAGAATGCGATCGTCGGAGGTGAAACCT
- a CDS encoding O-antigen ligase family protein, whose product MLWKTTEDDELSLEWNWLQSVAIFMVISNVFMPVFASLLALRVLFRYGWKAIATPVNQAYFGLSLWMIFTTIIAFNIPTAAGGLANFLPYFFLTAITSYIIRTPTQLIHFLWLLVLSSLMVSGFGVLQAVIDRPDWIFPKVIFDSYPIPMGFSPDRRIQSFFGHFNETAAYLLMILPIALHFALGKVKSISKSQQAIAAIALALGTCVLILTGSRNAWGLAILGAVALAMYYRQWLLVAGFGIISLVITWGVFGQKFGLGGEAVRSLLPEGFVNRLASTVDPSLGAYASTADRLNVWQFALSLISQHPIQGWGLRNFPLVAQSMGYDLRGLPHEHNLFLAIAVGAGIPALLGFICIIGWTIWTSLKSALIKDSEGMIVVVTIGVMLFLMSGWLDLVLYEPRLSMVLWLLLGGMYALTRHNK is encoded by the coding sequence ATGCTCTGGAAAACGACTGAAGACGATGAATTGAGTTTAGAGTGGAATTGGCTACAAAGCGTTGCTATTTTTATGGTGATTAGCAATGTTTTTATGCCAGTTTTTGCTTCATTACTGGCTTTGAGAGTTCTGTTTCGCTATGGATGGAAAGCGATCGCCACACCAGTTAATCAAGCTTATTTCGGGCTGTCGTTATGGATGATTTTCACCACTATCATCGCTTTCAATATCCCCACAGCCGCAGGTGGATTAGCGAATTTCTTACCATATTTTTTCTTGACTGCCATTACTAGCTATATAATTCGTACCCCAACTCAGCTTATTCATTTTCTATGGTTACTGGTACTGAGTTCCCTAATGGTGAGTGGTTTTGGCGTTTTACAGGCAGTTATCGATCGCCCCGATTGGATATTCCCAAAGGTGATTTTTGATAGCTATCCGATTCCGATGGGATTTAGTCCCGATCGCCGCATCCAGTCATTTTTTGGTCATTTCAATGAAACGGCTGCTTACTTGTTAATGATCCTCCCGATCGCCTTACATTTTGCCCTTGGCAAAGTTAAAAGTATCTCCAAATCTCAACAAGCTATCGCGGCTATAGCCCTTGCATTAGGAACCTGTGTGCTAATTCTGACTGGTTCACGCAATGCTTGGGGACTCGCCATATTAGGTGCTGTAGCGTTAGCAATGTATTACCGTCAATGGCTGCTAGTAGCAGGATTTGGAATTATCTCGCTTGTGATTACATGGGGTGTATTTGGACAGAAATTTGGTTTAGGTGGTGAAGCTGTGCGATCGCTATTACCAGAAGGATTTGTCAATCGCTTAGCTAGTACAGTTGATCCAAGTTTAGGCGCGTATGCTTCCACAGCCGATCGCCTGAATGTATGGCAATTTGCGCTTTCTCTGATTTCTCAGCATCCAATTCAGGGTTGGGGGCTACGCAATTTTCCACTTGTGGCGCAGTCTATGGGCTACGACTTGCGCGGGTTACCCCATGAGCATAATTTGTTTTTGGCGATCGCTGTTGGTGCAGGAATTCCTGCGCTGCTAGGATTTATCTGCATCATCGGCTGGACAATCTGGACATCACTTAAATCAGCACTAATCAAAGACTCAGAAGGAATGATCGTCGTAGTTACGATTGGGGTGATGCTCTTTTTGATGTCAGGTTGGTTAGATTTAGTACTCTATGAACCACGTCTGAGTATGGTGTTATGGCTTTTGCTAGGTGGGATGTATGCCTTAACCAGACATAACAAGTAA
- the groES gene encoding co-chaperone GroES has protein sequence MATTTLNVTTVKPLADRVFIKVSAKEEKTAGGIFLPETAKEKPQVGEIAAVGPGKLDDKGERQALEVKVGDKVLYSKYAGTDIKLGTDEYVLLAEKDILAIVS, from the coding sequence ATGGCAACAACGACATTAAACGTAACTACTGTAAAACCTTTAGCCGATCGCGTATTTATCAAAGTAAGCGCTAAAGAAGAAAAAACCGCAGGCGGAATTTTCTTGCCTGAAACCGCAAAAGAAAAGCCTCAAGTTGGCGAAATCGCCGCCGTAGGACCTGGCAAACTCGATGACAAAGGTGAGCGCCAAGCCCTCGAAGTTAAAGTTGGAGACAAGGTTTTGTACTCCAAGTACGCTGGCACTGATATCAAACTTGGCACAGATGAGTATGTGCTGCTAGCAGAAAAAGATATTTTAGCGATCGTTTCTTAA
- the ribBA gene encoding bifunctional 3,4-dihydroxy-2-butanone-4-phosphate synthase/GTP cyclohydrolase II: protein MTKFQFDSIPDALNDLKSGRLIVVVDDENRENEGDLIGAAQFATPEMVNFMAVKARGLICLAMTGDRLDRLDLPLMVDRNTDSQQTAFTVSIDAVEGTSTGISAEDRSRTIQAAINPNTRPNDLRRPGHVFPLRAKDGGVLKRAGHTEAAVDLAQMSGLYPAGVICEIQNDDGSMARLPELIEYAKLHNLKLISIADLISYRLAHDRFVQREAIAKLPSLFGNFRVYAYRNTIDNTEHLAIVKGDLREFPDNEVLVRVHSECLTGDALGSLRCDCRGQLQSALKMIEFANWGVVVYLRQEGRGIGLINKIKAYCLQDGGLDTVEANEKLGFGADLRTYGVGAQILHDLGIKKMRLITNNPRKLAGLKGFDIEVVGRLPLLIETNEHNWRYLETKAEKLGHLLLQTKLITLGIRWTEHKSPEWLAQLREVAATNDLLMQEETSTEFASLFANADTQDPVLLAKDISSKLSIVHLGFDRSNEISDDWYEQPNHPYRQAIVRVFKHLKQWEQITTFKFCVVLNDAELPESFVETINLGLAWNTPWKGDRMYEWFNFFLRDGDDLAILDK, encoded by the coding sequence TTGACTAAGTTTCAATTTGACTCTATTCCCGATGCCCTTAACGACCTCAAATCTGGTCGGCTCATTGTCGTTGTCGATGATGAAAACCGAGAAAATGAAGGCGATCTAATCGGGGCAGCTCAGTTTGCCACACCTGAGATGGTAAATTTTATGGCAGTAAAAGCTCGCGGACTTATCTGCCTAGCTATGACAGGCGATCGCCTTGATCGTTTAGATTTACCATTGATGGTCGATCGCAATACCGATAGTCAACAAACTGCCTTTACCGTTAGTATTGATGCCGTAGAAGGAACATCAACAGGAATTTCAGCAGAAGATCGTTCACGCACAATTCAAGCGGCAATTAATCCAAATACTCGCCCTAATGATCTTCGTCGTCCTGGGCATGTTTTTCCTCTCAGGGCTAAAGATGGAGGAGTACTGAAGCGGGCGGGGCATACCGAGGCGGCTGTAGATCTTGCTCAAATGTCGGGACTATATCCCGCAGGCGTGATTTGCGAAATTCAAAATGATGATGGCTCAATGGCGCGACTGCCTGAGTTAATTGAATATGCTAAATTGCATAACCTAAAATTAATTAGCATTGCCGATCTGATTAGTTATCGTTTAGCCCACGATCGCTTTGTACAACGAGAAGCGATCGCCAAGTTGCCATCGTTATTCGGTAACTTTCGGGTCTATGCCTATCGCAACACTATTGACAATACTGAGCATCTAGCGATCGTCAAAGGCGATCTACGGGAATTTCCTGACAATGAAGTTTTAGTAAGAGTACATTCTGAATGTCTGACAGGTGATGCACTTGGATCACTGCGTTGTGATTGTCGGGGACAGTTGCAAAGCGCCTTAAAAATGATCGAGTTTGCTAATTGGGGCGTAGTCGTTTACTTGCGACAAGAGGGACGCGGCATCGGTTTAATTAATAAAATCAAGGCATACTGTCTCCAAGATGGAGGCTTAGATACGGTCGAAGCTAACGAAAAGCTAGGATTTGGGGCGGATCTGCGTACCTACGGAGTTGGAGCGCAAATTTTACATGATCTTGGCATTAAAAAAATGCGTCTAATCACCAATAATCCTCGCAAGTTGGCAGGGCTTAAAGGTTTTGATATTGAAGTGGTCGGACGCTTACCCTTGCTAATTGAAACCAATGAGCATAATTGGCGCTATCTGGAAACTAAAGCTGAAAAGCTGGGACATTTGCTTTTGCAAACAAAGCTAATCACTCTGGGTATTCGGTGGACAGAACATAAATCTCCTGAATGGCTGGCGCAGTTGCGAGAAGTTGCGGCAACAAATGATCTGCTCATGCAAGAAGAAACATCTACAGAGTTTGCGAGTTTATTTGCCAATGCCGATACACAAGACCCTGTTTTACTAGCCAAAGATATTTCCAGTAAGCTCTCGATTGTCCATTTAGGTTTTGATCGCTCCAATGAGATTTCCGATGACTGGTATGAGCAACCCAATCATCCCTATCGGCAAGCGATCGTGCGTGTATTCAAGCATTTAAAACAATGGGAACAGATCACGACCTTTAAGTTTTGTGTGGTGCTCAATGATGCTGAACTACCTGAAAGTTTTGTGGAGACAATCAATCTTGGGCTTGCTTGGAATACCCCTTGGAAAGGCGATCGCATGTACGAGTGGTTTAACTTTTTCCTCCGCGACGGCGACGATCTTGCCATTCTAGATAAGTAA
- a CDS encoding Mrp/NBP35 family ATP-binding protein — MADLPDLQAIKNLLNPIVDPDHQKSIIDLNMVRDIAIKSNGVVSFTLLLNDPNSPKRDPLIQECKDAIKAIASVTDVWVKVIADSPVVATPAPPTNALQGIEGVKYVLAISSGKGGVGKTSVAVNVAVALADMGAKVGILDADIYGPNVPVMLGMEAAQVKVVKAENGADVVEPAFNYGVKMISMAFLIAKDQPVVWRGPMLNGVIRQFLYQANWGELDYLIVDMPPGTGDAQLTLTQSVPLAGAVIVTTPQTVSLLDSRKGLKMFQNMGIPVLGIVENMSYFIPPDLPDRQYDIFGSGGGKKTSDELGVDLLGCVPLEIGLREGGDRGVPIVLGHPESASAKALREIAKAIAAKVQAN, encoded by the coding sequence ATGGCTGATTTACCCGATTTGCAAGCGATCAAAAACCTATTAAATCCTATTGTCGATCCCGATCACCAAAAAAGCATTATCGACCTAAATATGGTGCGCGATATCGCCATTAAGTCCAATGGGGTGGTCAGTTTCACTTTGTTGCTGAACGATCCCAATAGTCCCAAGCGTGATCCTTTAATCCAAGAATGTAAAGACGCAATTAAGGCGATCGCCTCTGTCACCGATGTTTGGGTGAAGGTAATTGCCGATAGCCCCGTTGTGGCAACACCTGCACCACCGACTAACGCTTTGCAAGGCATTGAGGGTGTGAAGTATGTCCTTGCCATTTCCAGTGGCAAAGGCGGTGTGGGTAAAACCTCAGTAGCAGTAAATGTTGCTGTGGCTCTGGCGGATATGGGCGCAAAGGTGGGCATTCTCGATGCAGATATTTACGGGCCAAATGTACCTGTAATGCTGGGCATGGAGGCGGCTCAAGTCAAAGTAGTAAAGGCGGAAAATGGCGCAGATGTGGTGGAGCCAGCCTTTAACTATGGCGTAAAAATGATCTCGATGGCATTTCTGATTGCCAAGGATCAGCCTGTGGTTTGGCGTGGTCCAATGCTTAATGGTGTGATTCGTCAGTTTTTGTATCAAGCAAACTGGGGCGAACTTGATTATTTAATTGTGGATATGCCTCCTGGAACGGGAGACGCGCAGTTGACGCTCACGCAGTCTGTGCCTCTTGCAGGAGCGGTTATCGTAACGACCCCACAGACTGTTTCCCTCTTAGACTCGCGCAAGGGTTTAAAAATGTTTCAAAACATGGGGATTCCTGTCTTGGGTATTGTCGAGAATATGAGTTATTTCATTCCGCCCGATCTTCCCGATCGCCAATACGATATTTTTGGCTCTGGTGGTGGCAAAAAAACTTCCGATGAGCTAGGTGTGGATTTACTTGGTTGTGTGCCGCTAGAAATTGGTCTGCGCGAAGGTGGCGATCGCGGTGTCCCAATTGTGTTAGGTCATCCTGAGTCTGCTTCGGCTAAGGCTTTAAGGGAGATTGCCAAGGCGATCGCGGCTAAAGTTCAAGCTAATTAA
- the menB gene encoding 1,4-dihydroxy-2-naphthoyl-CoA synthase — protein sequence MTDWQIAAEFEDILYHKADGMAKITINRPQVRNAFRPKTITEMIAAFADAREDVETGVVLLTGAGPAPDGKYAFCAGGDQKVRGDGGYISESGVPRLNVLDLQRLIRTMPQPVIALVAGYAIGGGHVLHVVCDLTIAADNAIFGQTGPMVGSFDGGFGASYLARLVGQKKAREIWYLCRQYDAQEALDMGLVNKVVPVEQLETEGIQWAQEILDKSPLAIRCLKSAFNADCDGQAGIQELAGNATLLFYMTEEAQEGKQAFLEKRKPNFRQYPKLP from the coding sequence ATGACCGATTGGCAGATCGCCGCCGAATTTGAAGACATTCTCTATCACAAAGCCGATGGAATGGCAAAAATCACAATTAATCGTCCCCAAGTTCGTAATGCTTTTCGTCCAAAAACAATTACGGAAATGATTGCGGCTTTTGCAGATGCGCGAGAAGATGTGGAGACTGGGGTAGTTTTGCTAACGGGTGCAGGACCTGCTCCCGATGGTAAATATGCCTTTTGTGCAGGGGGTGATCAAAAAGTACGTGGTGATGGTGGCTATATTTCTGAGTCTGGTGTACCACGATTGAATGTGCTTGATTTGCAGCGATTAATTCGCACCATGCCTCAGCCAGTGATTGCATTGGTTGCTGGTTATGCGATCGGTGGAGGTCATGTGCTGCATGTAGTCTGCGATCTAACGATCGCCGCTGATAATGCTATTTTTGGTCAGACTGGTCCAATGGTGGGTAGTTTTGACGGAGGTTTTGGGGCTTCTTATTTGGCGCGATTAGTTGGGCAGAAGAAAGCCCGCGAAATTTGGTATCTCTGTCGTCAATATGATGCTCAAGAAGCTTTAGACATGGGCTTAGTGAATAAGGTTGTGCCAGTGGAGCAATTAGAAACTGAAGGCATTCAGTGGGCGCAAGAGATTTTAGATAAGAGTCCTCTGGCCATTCGTTGCCTTAAATCTGCTTTTAATGCTGATTGTGATGGTCAGGCGGGTATTCAAGAACTAGCGGGTAATGCGACTCTGTTGTTTTACATGACAGAGGAAGCGCAAGAAGGTAAGCAAGCATTTCTCGAAAAGCGCAAACCCAATTTTCGGCAATATCCCAAATTGCCATAA
- a CDS encoding S-layer homology domain-containing protein encodes MTNQTKRSSTALLVAVSFIGSSAIPLISATSAFAQTTFNDVPTGYWAQTFIQELASRDIIKGFPDGGFRPNDPVTRAQFAAMLSKAVNKAPIRGGVTFVDVASSYWAASAIQTSYITGFLSGYPGNVFEPNQNIPRVQVLVSLANGLNYSASQAPETILQTYADASGIPNYARNSVAAATENRLVVNYPNVQFLNPNQTATRAEVAAFIYQSLVRSGQANAIASPYIVGQNTTTPPVQNQVRIPAGNTIAVQYSKDKILLGPNEKVPLVLNVAQNIANSQGTILIPAGTQVVGELRTVSGGAQFFTSELVFANGQRRAINATSKVVTTTERVDKGVSVGGLLQNAALGAAAAAAISAVTGDRAIATEEILGGVGVGALIGLFLGRDSVTLASVNPNTDLAVTLNSDLLL; translated from the coding sequence ATGACAAATCAAACTAAACGTTCTAGCACTGCATTACTTGTTGCTGTTAGCTTTATTGGTAGCTCTGCAATTCCTTTGATCAGCGCAACCTCTGCTTTTGCTCAGACCACGTTTAATGATGTGCCTACAGGATATTGGGCGCAGACTTTTATTCAAGAGTTAGCTTCAAGAGACATTATTAAAGGCTTTCCAGATGGGGGATTTCGTCCAAATGATCCAGTAACTAGAGCACAATTTGCCGCGATGCTTAGCAAAGCTGTAAACAAAGCACCTATTCGTGGTGGAGTGACCTTTGTTGACGTTGCATCAAGTTATTGGGCAGCTTCAGCTATTCAAACTTCATACATAACAGGTTTTCTGTCTGGATACCCAGGTAATGTTTTTGAACCTAACCAAAATATTCCTCGCGTACAGGTTTTAGTCTCCCTTGCTAATGGCTTGAATTATTCAGCTAGTCAAGCACCTGAAACAATTTTACAAACTTATGCTGATGCTTCTGGCATTCCGAACTATGCGAGAAATAGCGTAGCAGCAGCGACTGAGAACCGCTTGGTTGTTAATTATCCCAATGTCCAGTTCTTAAATCCTAATCAAACTGCAACTAGAGCCGAGGTTGCCGCATTTATCTATCAATCGTTAGTGCGTTCAGGTCAAGCAAATGCGATCGCTTCACCTTATATTGTGGGACAAAACACAACTACTCCCCCTGTTCAAAATCAAGTCAGGATTCCCGCAGGCAATACGATCGCAGTTCAGTATTCCAAAGATAAGATTTTGCTCGGTCCTAACGAAAAAGTACCTCTTGTGCTAAATGTGGCGCAAAATATTGCTAATTCCCAAGGCACAATTTTGATACCTGCTGGTACTCAAGTTGTCGGTGAATTGAGGACTGTATCAGGTGGCGCTCAGTTCTTTACTAGCGAACTTGTGTTTGCCAATGGTCAGAGACGAGCCATCAATGCAACTTCTAAAGTTGTAACCACGACCGAGAGAGTAGATAAGGGTGTTAGCGTTGGTGGTCTGCTCCAAAATGCTGCGCTTGGCGCGGCGGCAGCAGCAGCAATCTCTGCGGTAACAGGCGATCGCGCGATCGCTACTGAAGAAATTCTCGGCGGCGTTGGAGTTGGCGCATTGATAGGTCTATTCCTAGGTCGCGACAGTGTAACGCTTGCTTCTGTCAATCCTAATACCGATTTAGCAGTAACTTTAAATTCCGATCTTCTACTCTAG
- a CDS encoding STAS domain-containing protein, translated as MSNQVKVIQPSGRLDVTTAADFRRQVNDIASVPNPPKYLLVDLQEITFMDSSGLGALVSALKAIRNSDGDMVICGANDQVQMLFELTSMTKIFKIYPTVDEFNATLN; from the coding sequence ATGAGTAATCAAGTAAAAGTTATACAGCCTTCAGGAAGGTTGGATGTCACAACTGCGGCTGATTTTCGTCGCCAAGTTAACGATATCGCTTCAGTCCCAAATCCTCCCAAATATTTACTAGTTGATCTGCAAGAGATTACTTTTATGGATAGTTCTGGATTAGGTGCATTAGTGTCAGCTCTCAAGGCAATCCGTAACAGTGATGGGGATATGGTGATTTGTGGTGCTAACGATCAAGTTCAAATGCTATTTGAACTTACTAGCATGACCAAGATTTTTAAAATCTATCCAACCGTTGACGAATTTAACGCAACCTTAAATTAA
- a CDS encoding Npun_F5560 family protein, which yields MNATVNAIANPSENMTANLQKEINLLKVDLEQKDLLVQQLSEELFRLVKGNTAFLPNAEVHEQHSEEMRCLAEKLALVENQLALSQALIQDRDREALELRHTIQEMSDRNRMLEQVVQELPNIYRAKFAERIVPIKQKIEALQKENRQLHIELQSLSFRLSGRTRRPTTQQRLELPRVMPALG from the coding sequence ATGAATGCCACCGTAAATGCCATCGCGAATCCCTCCGAAAACATGACAGCCAATCTTCAGAAGGAAATCAATTTACTTAAGGTTGACTTAGAACAAAAGGATTTGCTAGTCCAACAGCTTTCTGAAGAGCTTTTTCGTCTGGTCAAAGGAAATACTGCCTTTCTGCCCAATGCTGAGGTGCATGAGCAGCATTCAGAAGAAATGCGTTGTTTGGCAGAAAAACTAGCGCTAGTCGAAAATCAATTAGCCTTGTCACAAGCACTCATCCAAGATCGCGATCGCGAAGCTTTAGAATTGCGTCACACTATCCAAGAAATGAGCGATCGCAATCGGATGCTTGAGCAAGTTGTACAGGAGTTGCCAAATATTTATCGGGCTAAGTTTGCTGAGCGGATTGTTCCCATCAAACAAAAGATTGAAGCTCTCCAAAAAGAAAATCGCCAATTGCATATTGAGCTACAAAGCCTGAGTTTCCGCCTTTCAGGTCGTACACGTCGTCCTACCACTCAACAACGCCTTGAGCTACCCAGAGTTATGCCTGCCTTGGGTTAA
- the groL gene encoding chaperonin GroEL (60 kDa chaperone family; promotes refolding of misfolded polypeptides especially under stressful conditions; forms two stacked rings of heptamers to form a barrel-shaped 14mer; ends can be capped by GroES; misfolded proteins enter the barrel where they are refolded when GroES binds), producing MSKKIIYNEDARRALERGMDILAEAVAVTLGPKGRNVVLEKKFGSPQIVNDGVTIAKEIELEDNVENTGVALIRQAASKTNDAAGDGTTTATVLAHAIVKEGLRNVAAGANSIALKRGIDKATAFLVGKIKDHAKPIEDSKAIAQVGTISAGNDEEVGAMIAQAMDKVGKEGVISLEEGKSMFTELEITEGMRFDKGYISPYFVTDAERMEASFEEPVLLITDKKIALVQELVPVLEQVARSGRPLIIIAEDIEKEALATLVVNRLRGVLNVAAIKSPGFGDRRKAMLEDLATLTGAQVITEDAGLRLDAVKLDQLGKARRVIITKDSTTIVADGNEAAVKTRVEQIRRQIEETESSYDKEKLQERLAKLSGGVAVIKVGAATETEMKDRKLRLEDAINATKAAVEEGIVPGGGTTYVHLAPDLHTWATANLTGEELTGAIIVSKALSAPVKRIAANAGFNGAVIAENVREKDFNIGFNAMTGEFEDMFVAGIVDPAKVTRSALQNAASIAGMILTTECIVVDKPEDKGAGGGGAMGAGGDFDY from the coding sequence ATGTCTAAAAAAATAATTTACAACGAAGATGCACGTCGCGCCCTAGAGCGTGGTATGGACATCTTGGCTGAAGCCGTAGCTGTGACCCTAGGACCAAAAGGTCGTAACGTAGTTCTTGAGAAGAAATTTGGTTCTCCTCAAATCGTTAACGATGGTGTAACCATCGCTAAGGAAATTGAACTAGAAGATAACGTTGAAAATACTGGCGTAGCTTTGATTCGTCAAGCTGCTTCCAAAACTAACGATGCGGCTGGCGATGGAACTACTACTGCTACAGTTCTTGCCCATGCGATCGTTAAAGAAGGTTTGCGTAACGTTGCGGCTGGAGCTAACTCGATCGCTCTCAAGCGCGGTATCGACAAAGCAACTGCTTTCTTGGTTGGCAAAATCAAAGACCATGCTAAGCCTATTGAAGACTCTAAGGCGATCGCTCAAGTTGGAACCATTTCGGCTGGTAACGACGAAGAAGTCGGCGCAATGATCGCTCAAGCGATGGACAAAGTTGGGAAAGAAGGTGTGATTTCCCTCGAAGAAGGTAAGTCTATGTTTACCGAATTGGAAATTACTGAAGGTATGCGCTTTGATAAGGGCTATATCTCTCCTTACTTTGTCACCGATGCTGAGCGCATGGAAGCTTCCTTTGAAGAACCAGTTCTCTTGATCACCGACAAGAAAATTGCTCTAGTCCAAGAACTCGTTCCTGTACTTGAACAAGTCGCTCGCTCTGGTCGTCCTCTGATCATCATCGCTGAAGATATTGAAAAAGAAGCTCTTGCCACTCTCGTTGTGAACCGTCTGCGTGGTGTTCTTAACGTTGCAGCAATCAAGTCTCCTGGATTTGGCGATCGCCGCAAAGCGATGCTCGAAGATTTGGCGACCCTCACAGGCGCACAAGTGATTACTGAAGATGCTGGACTTCGCCTTGATGCAGTTAAACTCGATCAACTCGGTAAAGCCCGCCGCGTGATCATCACCAAAGACAGCACTACAATTGTTGCTGATGGTAATGAAGCCGCAGTTAAGACTCGCGTTGAGCAAATCCGTCGTCAAATCGAAGAAACCGAATCTTCCTACGATAAAGAGAAATTGCAAGAGCGCTTGGCTAAGCTCTCTGGTGGCGTAGCCGTAATCAAAGTCGGTGCGGCAACTGAAACTGAAATGAAGGATCGTAAGCTTCGCCTTGAAGATGCTATCAACGCAACTAAAGCTGCTGTTGAAGAAGGTATCGTTCCTGGTGGTGGTACAACCTATGTTCACCTAGCTCCTGATCTTCACACTTGGGCAACTGCTAACCTAACTGGCGAAGAACTGACTGGTGCAATCATTGTTTCTAAGGCTCTATCTGCTCCTGTTAAGCGGATTGCTGCTAATGCTGGTTTCAACGGCGCAGTAATTGCGGAGAATGTCCGTGAAAAAGACTTCAACATTGGCTTCAATGCGATGACTGGTGAATTTGAAGACATGTTTGTTGCTGGTATCGTTGATCCTGCTAAGGTGACTCGCTCGGCATTACAAAATGCAGCTTCGATCGCTGGCATGATCCTCACTACCGAATGTATTGTCGTTGACAAGCCTGAAGATAAGGGTGCTGGCGGCGGCGGTGCAATGGGCGCTGGCGGCGACTTCGATTATTAA
- the petM gene encoding cytochrome b6-f complex subunit PetM — MGEIGNAMVLSMVLIPVGIAFGYFLLKLQGEEQEEA, encoded by the coding sequence ATGGGAGAAATTGGTAACGCAATGGTTTTATCGATGGTATTAATTCCTGTCGGTATCGCCTTCGGATACTTCTTACTAAAGCTACAAGGCGAAGAACAAGAAGAAGCCTAA